One Mycobacterium sp. 050128 genomic window carries:
- the inhA gene encoding NADH-dependent enoyl-ACP reductase InhA: protein MSGLLEGKRILVTGIITDSSIAFHIAKVAQEAGAQLVLTGFDRLRLIQRIADRLPEQAPLIELDVQNDKHLDTLAERVTAEIGEGNKLDGVVHSIGFMPQTGMGINPFFDAPYEDVSKGIHISAYSYASLAKAVLPIMNSGGSIVGMDFDPTRAMPAYNWMTVAKSALESVNRFVAREAGKSGVRSNLVAAGPIRTLAMSAIVGGALGEEAGAQMQLLEEGWDQRAPIGWNMKDPTPVAKTVCALLSDWLPATTGTIIYADGGASTQLL, encoded by the coding sequence ATGTCAGGACTACTCGAAGGCAAGCGGATCCTCGTCACGGGGATCATCACCGACTCGTCGATCGCCTTTCACATCGCCAAAGTGGCGCAGGAGGCCGGCGCGCAGCTGGTGCTGACCGGGTTCGACCGGTTGCGGCTGATCCAGCGCATCGCCGACCGGCTGCCCGAGCAGGCCCCGCTGATCGAACTCGACGTGCAGAACGACAAGCATCTGGACACCTTGGCCGAGCGGGTGACCGCCGAGATCGGCGAGGGCAACAAGCTCGACGGTGTGGTGCACTCCATCGGTTTCATGCCGCAGACGGGAATGGGCATCAACCCCTTCTTCGACGCGCCTTACGAAGACGTGTCCAAGGGCATCCACATCTCGGCGTACTCTTACGCGTCGCTGGCGAAAGCGGTTCTGCCGATTATGAATTCCGGCGGCTCCATCGTCGGCATGGACTTCGACCCGACCCGCGCGATGCCGGCCTACAACTGGATGACGGTCGCCAAGAGCGCACTCGAGTCGGTCAACCGGTTCGTCGCCCGCGAGGCCGGTAAATCCGGCGTTCGCTCGAATCTCGTTGCGGCCGGCCCGATCCGGACGCTCGCGATGAGCGCGATCGTCGGTGGCGCACTCGGCGAGGAGGCCGGCGCTCAGATGCAGCTGCTCGAGGAGGGCTGGGACCAGCGCGCTCCGATCGGCTGGAACATGAAGGACCCGACGCCGGTCGCCAAGACGGTATGCGCGTTGCTTTCGGACTGGTTGCCGGCGACCACCGGCACCATCATTTACGCCGACGGCGGCGCCAGCACCCAATTACTCTAG
- a CDS encoding ferrochelatase, with product MEFDAVLLLSFGGPEGPEQVRPFLENVTRGRNVPPERLDDVAEHYLHFGGVSPINAINRALVMQLEAALAGRGLDLPVYFGNRNWEPYVEDTVTAMRDNGVRRAAVFTTSAWSGYSSCSQYGEDIARARVAAGRDAPELVKLRPYFDHPRFVQIYADTVGAASGALTAEQQAGARLVFTAHSIPVAADERLGPRLYSRQVAYAASLVAAAAGYTEYDLAWQSRSGPPQVPWLEPDVADHLQALAGAGTESVIICPIGFVADHIEVVWDLDHELAAQAEAAGLVLVRASTPNAHPRFAQLAADLIDEVRYGRPPERVAGPDPVPGCLGSVNGAACRPPHCVAREGG from the coding sequence GTGGAGTTTGACGCGGTCCTGCTGCTTTCCTTCGGCGGACCAGAGGGCCCGGAGCAGGTCCGGCCGTTCCTGGAGAACGTCACCCGGGGCCGCAACGTGCCGCCGGAACGACTCGACGACGTCGCCGAGCACTACCTGCATTTCGGCGGCGTCTCACCGATCAATGCCATCAACCGCGCGCTGGTAATGCAGCTGGAAGCCGCGCTGGCCGGCCGCGGCCTGGATCTGCCGGTGTACTTCGGCAACCGCAACTGGGAGCCGTACGTCGAAGATACGGTAACGGCGATGCGCGACAACGGCGTTCGTCGCGCCGCGGTGTTCACCACGTCGGCGTGGAGCGGATATTCCAGCTGCTCGCAGTATGGCGAAGACATCGCCCGCGCCCGTGTGGCCGCGGGACGGGATGCGCCCGAGTTGGTGAAGCTGCGGCCCTATTTCGATCACCCGCGGTTCGTGCAGATCTACGCCGATACCGTCGGTGCCGCTTCCGGTGCCCTCACCGCCGAGCAACAGGCCGGCGCGCGGCTGGTGTTCACCGCGCATTCGATTCCGGTGGCCGCCGACGAGCGCCTCGGGCCACGACTGTACAGCCGCCAAGTCGCCTACGCCGCAAGCCTTGTCGCGGCGGCCGCCGGGTACACCGAGTACGACCTGGCCTGGCAGTCGCGCTCGGGTCCGCCGCAGGTGCCATGGCTGGAACCCGATGTCGCCGACCATCTGCAGGCGCTGGCCGGGGCGGGCACCGAGTCGGTCATCATCTGCCCGATCGGTTTTGTGGCAGACCACATCGAGGTGGTGTGGGATCTCGATCACGAGCTGGCGGCTCAGGCCGAGGCGGCCGGCTTGGTGCTGGTGCGGGCCTCGACGCCCAACGCCCACCCGCGTTTCGCCCAGCTCGCCGCCGACCTGATCGACGAAGTTCGGTACGGCCGCCCCCCCGAGCGGGTAGCCGGCCCGGATCCGGTGCCGGGCTGCCTGGGCAGCGTCAACGGCGCGGCATGCCGCCCGCCGCATTGCGTTGCGCGAGAAGGCGGTTAG